The DNA region TATAACTTCCTCATTCTCCGTTAATAATCCGAATCCTTAATCTGTATATCCTTCTATTACTACCTCAAGAACAAACCAAACACAAAGGAAAGAATAAGGTCAATCGCACTGACAAATAAAGCGAGTATCACTACCAGCACAACAATCGTCGCGGTAGAACCCACTACTTCTTTCCATGAGAGCCACGTTGCTTTTTTGAGTTCATAATAAACTTCCTTCATGAACTGCGCACTGTCACTATAAACCTGTTTAATTCCCATAACATCCTTTTTTTCTATAAATTAATTCGGGAGTGGAAGGACTTGAACCCTCAGTTCCGGTTTTGGAGACCGGTGGTTTGCCAATTAACCGACACTCCCGTCAGTTAGCAGTCTTCCTTCCTATTTCAACTCCTTATGTTTTGTATGCTTTCTACAGCTATTACAAAACTTTTTTATCTCCATCTTACCCTGTTTTTTCTTTTTATCCTTCATCAAACTATAATTACGTTCTTTACAGACCGTACATTCCATATTAACAGGTTCACGCATAAAATCTTTACTACACCCTTTCTCTCAAAAAAATACTTTCA from Elusimicrobiota bacterium includes:
- the secE gene encoding preprotein translocase subunit SecE → MGIKQVYSDSAQFMKEVYYELKKATWLSWKEVVGSTATIVVLVVILALFVSAIDLILSFVFGLFLR
- the rpmG gene encoding 50S ribosomal protein L33, whose product is MREPVNMECTVCKERNYSLMKDKKKKQGKMEIKKFCNSCRKHTKHKELK